A stretch of the Aspergillus puulaauensis MK2 DNA, chromosome 6, nearly complete sequence genome encodes the following:
- a CDS encoding uncharacterized protein (COG:I,J,T;~EggNog:ENOG410Q6Y2;~InterPro:IPR023631,IPR036928;~SECRETED:SignalP(1-22)) — MAAKSRILILTVVLFASALTLLREIHEMWKISHIFSRRRVQWQEIASQKREANMAKIRPEWLLEPQVLEDGRSRRTIVGDYMEGLLDTKSRYVTDMDVPELVARMESGTLSAVEVVTAFCKRAAYAHQLSNILLEIRFDEAIERARELDDYFKEHKRLVGPLHGIPLTLKDQFHIKGLDTSMGFIGWIGTFEGEMGTGKSRNAESELVREFHILGAVPIGKVSHTWLRHLPNKQQLKEVRRNRPRSCRVFGYAEGKLIQLQFS, encoded by the exons ATGGCAGCGAAATCCCGTATTCTTATCCTCACAGTTGTCCTCTTCGCGTCAGCCTTGACACTGTTGCGCGAGATACATGAAATGTGGAAGATCTCCCATATATTTTCCCGCCGCCGGGTTCAGTGGCAGGAGATTGCGAGCCAGAAGCGCGAGGCCAATATGGCGAAAATTCGGCCGGAATGGCTTCTAGAGCCTCAAGTGCTGGAAGACGGAAGATCTCGTCGCACCATCGTTGGTGATTACATGGAGGGTTTGCTTGACACCAAATCCCGATACGTCACTGACATGGACGTTCCTGAGCTTGTAGCTAGGATGGAAAGCGGAACACTCTCAGCGGTTGAAGTGGTCACGGCGTTTTGCAAGAGGGCTGCCTATGCTCATCAGTTA AGCAATATTCTGCTCGAAATTAGATTCGATGAGGCCATTGAGCGAGCTCGGGAGCTCGACGACTACTTCAAAGAACATAAGAGGCTTGTTGGCCCGCTGCATGGCATCCCTCTCACTTTGAAAGACCAATTTCACATCAAAGGTCTCGATACTTCAATGGGTTTCATTGGATGGATTGGTACTTTTGAGGGGGAAATGGGTACGGGGAAGAGCAGAAACGCTGAGAGTGAATTGGTCCGAGAATTCCACATCCTCGGGGCAGTTCCTATTGGAAAGGTAAGTCACACATGGCTTCGCCACTTACCTAACAAACAACAACTGAAAGAAGTCCGGCGTAATAGACCACGCTCATGCAGAGTCTTTGGGTATGCTGAGGGAAAGctcatccaactccagttTAGCTGA
- a CDS encoding uncharacterized protein (COG:I,J,T;~EggNog:ENOG410Q6Y2;~InterPro:IPR023631,IPR036928), with product MQQIRCGETAPLGRIAVLTFPDKGKGQETMPTVVGIMGRSVESLRLILQSLLLLEPWLYDPYTLPIPWRPEKEYNAPDEQQYKPAFGFLANDGVLTPHPPISRAMEMVKEALQHRGHQVCGACGCVMSANHCS from the coding sequence ATGCAGCAAATACGGTGCGGTGAGACTGCTCCTCTTGGACGGATAGCTGTGCTAACGTTTCCTGACAAGGGTAAAGGACAAGAAACCATGCCGACTGTTGTTGGTATTATGGGTCGTTCGGTAGAATCGCTCAGGTTGATACTTCaatctctgcttcttctggAGCCATGGCTCTATGACCCCTACACCCTTCCAATCCCTTGGCGACCTGAGAAAGAGTATAATGCGCCGGATGAACAGCAGTATAAGCCAGCTTTCGGGTTCTTGGCAAATGACGGTGTGCTAACCCCCCACCCACCAATTTCGCGTGCTATGGAGATGGTGAAAGAGGCTTTGCAACATAGAGGACACCAGGTTTGTGGTGCTTGCGGGTGTGTGATGTCGGCTAACCATTGCAGTTGA
- a CDS encoding uncharacterized protein (COG:I,J,T;~EggNog:ENOG410Q6Y2;~InterPro:IPR023631,IPR036928) — translation MKDYRKRYLDYWESSAERTGDRPVEALLSPVTPYAGVLPGKFYPSTYTSSVNVLDYASVVIPVTLADKKLDIVSLNFSGLNEEDRMNMNYYDPEKYHGAPAAVQLIGRRLDEERLLSLAQIVVEALNDYRSENGEKR, via the exons ATGAAAGATTACCGAAAACGATACCTGGACTACTGGGAGTCAAGTGCGGAAAGAACTGGCG ATCGTCCCGTTGAAGCTCTCCTGTCCCCCGTGACGCCGTATGCAGGTGTTCTTCCCGGGAAATTCTATCCCTCAA CATACACCAGCTCTGTCAACGTACTGGATTACGCATCAGTTGTCATCCCAGTAACGCTGGCGGACAAGAAATTAGACATTGTCAGCTTGAATTTTAGCGGCCTCAACGAAGAGGACAGAATGAACATGAATTATT ATGATCCAGAGAAATACCATGGTGCCCCCGCAGCTGTACAGCTAATAGGGCGCAGATTAGACGAGGAAAGATTGCTGTCGCTGGCTCAAATTGTGGTCGAAGCGTTGAACGATTACAGATCAGAAAATGGCGAGAAAAGATGA
- the nut2 gene encoding mediator complex subunit NUT2 (BUSCO:EOG09264V30;~COG:K;~EggNog:ENOG410PNX9;~InterPro:IPR019145;~PFAM:PF09748;~go_component: GO:0016592 - mediator complex [Evidence IEA];~go_function: GO:0003712 - transcription coregulator activity [Evidence IEA];~go_process: GO:0006357 - regulation of transcription by RNA polymerase II [Evidence IEA]) has translation MAPITLSSVDNEIKDIIQHLFEIQSAVHGYLGPETQQELVRKIKNLTTSLSTLSVHTRDDPNANATPGSNDSRDPPLHSIALPPEIIDYVDASRNPDIYTREFVELVQRGNQDLKGKKEAFTSFRDVLAREMRSAMPEVRGEVERAIQATGGER, from the exons ATGGCGCCCATAACACTAAGCTCGGTTGATA ACGAAATCAAGGATATTATCCAACACCTGTTTGAAATCCAGTCCGCTGTCCATGGGTATCTAGGCCCCGAGACGCAGCAAGAGCTTGTGAGGAAGAT AAAAAACTTAACAACCTCGCTCTCCACTCTCTCCGTACATACCCGCGATGACCCAAACGCAAATGCAACACCCGGTTCCAATGACAGCAGGGACCCACCATTACATTCGATTGCGCTCCCGCCTGAAATAATTGACTACGTGGACGCCTCTCGGAATCCGGACATCTACACGCGAGAATTCGTCGAGCTTGTGCAGCGCGGGAACCAGGATCtcaagggaaagaaggaggCCTTTACGAGCTTTAGGGATGTTCTTGCGCGGGAGATGCGAAGTGCAATGCCGGAGGTTCGGGGCGAGGTTGAAAGGGCTATCCAGGCTACTGGTGGGGAGCGGTGA